One stretch of Paenibacillus sp. FSL R5-0341 DNA includes these proteins:
- a CDS encoding DapH/DapD/GlmU-related protein, with amino-acid sequence MLPNRVKIVYGKLRGLAIFGKIQPSMGLLPRIRGKVYLNKLGDLQVGKRLNIIGKPWGTQLTVVKGARLTIGDDVMINAGVGIAANVEVTIGNNVMIGPRTSIFDSAYHRIDSLDDGSQTAKSIIIQDNAWIGTGALILPGVTIGRNAVVAAGSTVTKDVPENTLVAGAPAKIIRELTIHDGWVRH; translated from the coding sequence ATGCTGCCCAACAGAGTTAAAATTGTTTATGGCAAACTAAGAGGCTTGGCCATCTTTGGTAAAATTCAACCCTCAATGGGCCTGCTGCCACGAATTAGGGGTAAGGTTTATCTGAATAAATTGGGTGATTTGCAGGTGGGAAAACGGCTTAACATCATAGGCAAACCTTGGGGAACCCAGCTAACCGTGGTCAAAGGAGCACGATTAACCATTGGAGATGACGTCATGATTAATGCCGGTGTGGGGATTGCGGCTAACGTAGAGGTGACGATCGGCAATAATGTCATGATCGGTCCTCGAACAAGCATATTTGACAGTGCCTATCACCGCATTGATTCGCTGGATGACGGGAGCCAGACCGCCAAAAGCATCATCATTCAGGATAATGCCTGGATTGGCACAGGCGCACTCATTTTGCCCGGAGTGACGATTGGCAGAAATGCAGTCGTGGCTGCAGGAAGTACGGTAACTAAAGACGTACCCGAGAATACACTTGTAGCCGGAGCCCCGGCCAAAATCATTCGGGAGTTAACCATTCACGATGGGTGGGTCAGACATTAG